The genomic segment ctcccacccccctccactccagcagccctcagcttgtttcctgagattaagagtctcttatggtttgtctccctctctggtttcatcttgtttcatttttccctcccttcccctatgatcctctgtcttgtttctcaaattcctcatatcagtgagatcatatgatacttgtctttctctgattgacttatttcgcttagcataataccctatagttccatttacatcgttgcaaatggcaagatttcattttttgatggctgcataatattccattgtgtatatatataccacatcttctttatccattcatctgtcgatggacatctaggctctttccatagtttggctattgtgggcattgctgctataaacatcggggtgcacgtaccccttcgggtccctacatttgtacctttggggtaaatacccaatagtgcaattgctggatcatatggtataagccctacttttaaaaaagatgggctttttaagaaaaacttactaatgtaaaacacatttaaaaattcatccacCATAGATTTTCATCTGAACTATTTACATAGCAGCTGAGGTGTTGGGTTGATACTATGATCATACAAATCAGCATTTTAGGTCCTGGAGGAGACTTTGCCACCTAACACTTTCATTTTAAAGCTTAGTTAGCTGAGGTGGTTTGAGCAAGCATCCTCTGCAAACTAGTGGTAAAATATCCAGTTGTGGAGTTGAAGTTGCCCAGACCAGGAGATAGTCTGTGCTCTGGGTCAGATCAAGGCCCCCACCcgcagagagcagggagcctccaCCCACGAGGTAGTGCAAGCTTTGAGATGCTAGGGGCCGCAGGGCTCCCGGAACCGGGCGGCGGACGCATTTGCGGGTTGGTGGTGTCCCGCCGGCTGCGGTGGCTGTGTATCTGCACTGCCTGCTCTCAGCCCGGCCGCCGAGCTGCGGGGAGAGAGGGGCGCGGAGCCAGAGGCCCCGCGACTCCCAGCCCCGCGCTTGGGGTCCGCAGGCGCCTGGCTCTGCGCGCCCCGCCACCTGCCCCGCGCCGCCTCCGCCCGCCCCCTCCGCGGCCCAACTTGGACGGAGTTGGGGTCCTGCGCGCCTGCCCCGCACAGCCGGCCAGCGGAAAGCCCCGCGCAGCCGCCGCCGCTCAGGGACCCTCTCCGCGGCTCTCCGGGCCCCTCTCCGCTGCTCTCCGCTCCCGCTGTGGGAAAAGTGAGCGCGGGCGGCGGCTCCTCCCGGGGCTGAGCGCGCTCCTCGCCGGCGCGGGGCTCTGGGTCCTCGGCGCCCCGGGTGCGGTGGCGGCTCCTGCGGGGTCCCGCGGTCCCAGGGCCCCGCCCCGGGGACGCCCGCACCTAAAGCGGCAAGGCCAGGCTGCTGCCACTCCTTTGCCTCTCTCTGCGCGCTCCTTCTACTGAGGAGGGTATGGTGGGGACGCGAACCGCGGATGTCGGAGAGTGCAGGGCTCAAGATCGGAACTCAGGCAAAGCCGCCCGCCTGGAGCTGGAGGAGTTAAGGCCAATCAGCAGCGCATTTACTCTTGACAGGCGACTCCACACGCATCTAAGCTTTGTATTGTTCTGGCCACAACAGGAGCCCGAGGAGAGAAGAGGTGATGGGGTTGGAGGCAAACTTGAAGGGGGCGGGAATTAGAGCGGGCTGGGTGTTCGTACAGAGAATGAGTAGATTGGGCTTCTGGATTCAGGAAGTGCTGCAAACTGGAGCCTTTGCCTATCTTCTGCGAGACCTACCTCCATCTCACCCAATCCCCATCTACTTTTCTAAACCCTAACCCTGAAAACACTTCAGAGTGAGCTGACAAGGTCTGtctccctgctcacagggctGGGTGTCGCTGAAGACCAGGCAAAGAATTGAGAACAACAGAGTTCAGGACAGCGGAGATGAAAGAGTTAAATGTCAGCAGGCTGACTTGCCTTCCGGGGAATTTGCCTTCAATCGCTAGATTTCCTGATGGGCTCAAGTTAGACCGGAAAGGTTTGTGTTCCTAGGGTAGTTTAGATGGGAAgtctcttcttcatctcttcttcctctggaggggaggagggtcaaTAGACTATCCGTCCTTAGAAAATTCCCAGTTTCTGGGCACTCACCACCTGCATTACAGAGAGAGAATTCTGCAGCTCTTCTGCTAGCATAGGGGAGTGTGGTCAGACCCAGAGCTTTCCAGCCTGTAGATGAGCCACTGTTCTTTGGTGTTACAAGCCCAAGGAAGATAGGATGTCCTAATGACAAAAGTCCCCCGTTTTCCCCTCTGTCTGGCCTCCTCTAGTGAATAGCATTAATAAAGATGGTCTTCCTTCAGCTTtatggagggaagagagggatcCCTGGATTACAGGAGGCCCAAACTGGGGAGAGTGGGTATGCTTGGGCTTGTGCTAGACACAGAGCAGGTGGAAGCCAGCCCTTTTGGCCTCTGCAGGTGAGGTTTTGGGTTTCTAAGGAAATTATGCatctttaaaatctgaaataacaATTTAAGCTGATTATGGAAACTTAACTTCCAGAAAGTTAAATTGGATGCAACAGCTAAAgaccattttaaaatgttcccCAGGCATTGAGAACATTAACAACAAGTTAAAGTACCTTTCATGGTGTTTTCAGTTGTTTTGCAGTTGCGAGAAACATCCCCAGAGAGGTGTCACTTTTAGTTGTTGGCTCATTGTCAGTTGATACTGAAAtttgtgaacatttaaaaataacagtttacTTTTTCTGAATCCCTTTGGTGTTCAGGGATAGATTGCACTAAGACAAATCATGATAATAGCTGTTCCTAAACCATCAGTTTATTTTGCCTGTTTTGAACTTCCAGTAAATATGTACTATTTTCGATCTGGCctcttttgctcagcattatgtttgtgagattcatctgcAGGTATCCTTTTAGCAAGCAAACACTTGTTTACTAGAGAGTAACAAGGTCTTATGAATATCTTAGTTTGGTTTTAACTTTTTGGTGTCGTCTAACTAATAAAATATCAAATCTATTTTCTCAAACTCCCACTGTGtactcaggctctgtgctgggccctggagaGACATAGATGATAATGTTAGGAAAGCTATTCTCCAGGTATTTCTCAGTCTAATACGAGAGTCCTATTAACCAAAGACCGTTACACTGTGATAAATATTGCAGAACGTATGTGCGAGAGTGATAGAACACAGGGCAGATTGAGGCTCACATGCTCCAGGCATTGTCACGGAAGAGGTAAGTATCTACTAGtttttgaaggatgagtaaaCGGCTCACCAAGTAGAAAGTTGGGATGGAAACTTGGAGGTTGTTATAGGAAAACCTATATTTAGGTTGGTTCTGCCAACCAGCCTTGagatgtggtctctctctcaattcaaattctttctctgtcATAGTGAGATGTGCCGCACTCCCCgccctcctggggctctgggggagATCTGAAGAGAGGTTATGACACGCTTCTCATGCTGGCAGTTCTGCACAGAGGTGGTCACCATCATGAACTATGAGTGGATTCATCAATACGTATTTAACACAAtccatgtgccaggaactgccCTGCCAAGGGCACCAAGAGTGGAAGATCTGGCTCTCCTACTATGGGTACGTTTCTATCTTATGCTTTTTTCAAGATGCCTAGCCTGAGAGCCTGGTAGTTTGTGTGAGGGAGAGATGCAAGAGTGAGGGAACCACCGAGGAAGGGAGTTGAATGTAGGACTCATATATCTCTGAAAATGTTAATTTGCAGATGCGTGATGGACAGGGGTGAAACAAATACAGATAAAAACTCAAACAGCAAAGGCAGGGTGGTTTGGAGGAAAGAGTATGGGCTTTGTAGCCAAATAGTGAGGGGGCTCACTCCAGACTTCAAGTTCAACAGCCATTGAATACATTCATATTTGGGGGCAAGTGATTGAATCCCTCTGAGCTTCAGAATTCACATCCTGAAATGCAGATTTGTAATTATTAATTGAACCATGTTTGAAAATCACTTGACATGGTCTTTTACTAGCTTTCTTAACAAATAGATACTGAGCATGTCCTCTGTGCTACGTGCTGTGGTATTGTGAATAACCAAGGACAAGGCTACTGTTTTCATGGAGTATTTTTGGCAGGGACAGAAAATATAAGTTAAAGGTCTACTTGGGGCTCCTTAATTATATAGGTTAATATGTGGACAGTAAAGAAAGATGTTAAGCAGATGAAATGGGGTGATGCTGGTTgataaggagaaataaaaagcacgcCAAGGAATTTCTTGCAGAGTCAGGGTTCCATGTGTCATAGTATATGTAGACTGCTGTGTATAGCAGTGGGAGTATCAAATCCCTGATGACATTTTTGAGGATGACGTTTAAATTCTCACTCTAGCTATTTTAATGCTTAGATACAGAATGTTGTAGCCCTTGAAAATACACACAACTGAGAATGTTCTCTGTAGCTCATGATTGGAAATGTGGACTTGCCCTGGCTTACTGCAGAATATTACCTTTGGCACTCTCATCAGGAAAGGAACTAGTCATCTCATGGGAAGGCATCTTCTATCATGTGGTGCCTTTCAAAAAATAACTGGCTTTGTAAGGGAGATGTCCTGTGTCAGGAAATAATGCAAACTGAGTTGTTTCCCTGATGAGTTTGTCCAACAAAGGTCCCAGTGAAGAAAAGTCCGTTTTCTGAGGGTAGAATTGTGTCTCATAAACTTGATtgggtttttaaagaaattgaggtacaattgacatatgagtttcaggggtacaacataatgattcaatatttgtatgcattgtgaaatgatcatcacaacaaatctagttaacatctgccatcatacatagttacaacattttttttcttgtgatgagaaattttaagatccattctcttagcaacttccatatatgcaatacaatattattaactatagcaCCATGTagtacattacatcctcatgacatttattctataactggaaatttgtaccttttgacccctttgcccattttggcCACTCTGtatctggcaaccactgatatgtCCTGTGtaactatgaacattttttctttctttctttttttttttgagtccacatatatatgaaatcatatgatacttgcctttctctgtctgacttgttttgcttagcataatgccctcaaggtctatctaTGTTGcagcaaatggcaagagttcattcttttttatggctgaataatattcatatatatatctatatctatctatctatatatatatacaccgtacttttctctatccattcagCCATTAGTGAACAGTTggtttgtttccatgtcttggctcttgtaaataatgctgcaatgaacatgggggtacatatatcttttcgagtcagcatttttgttttctatggaTAAATACCCATAAGTACTAAGTAATATTATTTTTGCTGCATTATAATGCAAACTggctttattttcagttttgcctCTGCATGGTTAAATTCTTCATTCTTATTaattggagtggggggtgggaggaaaccGTCCATGAATTTCCTgggaaatatttacagatgtaATGGAATTATCCCTTATTTGACCTTAAGACTAGAGACATTTGTTTAGGTCCATAGAtggttttattgtctttttgCCTTGAATGAGTTTGGAGCTTTGACCACCATCTTGCAATGGTGAAGGCTCAAACCTAAGAATGAAAAGCCAGTACTCTGAGGATGACAGAGCAGAGAACACAAAGAATGGAGGTTTTTGAAGATGACACTGGGTTGCTCCACTGAATCTCCTGTCTTCATACTCCCTGTTGATGTAAACACAAATGTCTTTATTATTAAAGCCCCTGTTCGTGAGCTTTTTCGTGCCTAATAAATACATTCTAATTGATGCATGTTTTGTTCCTGATATATGTCttcatcttattttctctctccagtgTTGGCTCTTAAGATTATAAGTAGCTCAAGAGAAGTAAAGACCTATCTTTGAGTGTTTGGGACAGCATCTGAGCATGTTGATAACTTTTTACAGATCGCAAAACTAATGTGTTGGCctattttgaattactttttctttctcctggtgTAGTCATGCAGGACAGTGGCTTCTATGGAAATATCTCCATGTTCCTCAGTGGTATCTGAGGTGAGcttatatttattcaacaaaataggCACATACTGTTGTGCACAGTAATAAATTAGGACTGTTATTCATTGTATAAAAGTAATTACTCTTGGGTTCAACTGTGAGCTACCGTGAGCTTCCTGGGAGCATTTCAAATAGGATTATAGTAGCAAACATGAAGTAACTCAGAGCCTTTGAGCCCTTGAATTGATAGAGGTCTGCCCTTTTTGCTCTTTGCTGCTGATGTCTGTTCCCATACAGCTAGGCAAGAGGGATCCCAGGAGCTGGATTTCAGTTTTCCTGAAGTGGGGATAAGGGAATGACTATGAGAAATCAAAGAGCGCATACAGTGATGGGAAATTAAGGATTCTGAGAATGAAGAACTGAAATGTGCTGTGTGGTAAGGGCATGATACTTGGAATGCTTTGAATTTATGACTGCTAGTGCCAAGTGGCTAGCGTTCTCCTTTCTACCCTCTAATAAATTTAACCTGTGCTCAGATTCCCAAAGCCCAACCTGTCACAGTATAGCCCTTTCCTGTTTTGTGCTTTTCCCCAGGGTATTGTCATCTGGGAGTTTAAGAAACTTCgaaaatggaaaatgggaaatgCAGATAGGCTACAGGTAAATTTTATCTACTATTCTGCTAATCTGCACTGCATATCTATTCACCTACCCACATATCTTCCCAACCCACTCAACACTCCTAGACTGCTTACCTTGCCGAAACTGTTGTCTCACCATACTTACCCATTTACCTATCTTTTCAAAACATGAAGATCACCTATCAATGAAATTCTctattttatagcttttcttAATGTTACCTTAAATTTGAGTTGAGAGACTTTAGCTCAAGgtaatggattatttgttttgttgttgttatgggtTCTATTTAGGAAGCAGTCCTTACTGTGATACTGATGAGAAGGACATGCAGATGTGATTTTTGTCAGATCCTTtaatagatgatgatgatgatgatgatgatgatattggAATTGATTATGAAGAGATTGAAGAAATTATCTCTGAGGTTGtggaagattttaaaatgagttcCATATAGGGtagcctgggtggcccagtcagttaggcgtcatctgccttcggctcaggtcatgatcccagggtcctgggattgagccccgcattgggctcttcactcagccgggagtctgcttctccctctccctctgtgatctctctcgctttcgctctctctcaaataaataaataaaatcttaaagaaaatgagCTCCATACagaatgattcatttatttatttcttttgaatttatgcATTTTCCCTCCATGGCTAATATATTCCTTGTCTCTCTTACTCATCAAGTGTTTACTCTGTGTTAATATGTATTGAGCCCAATGCTAGGCGATATAATGGAAGGCATGTTTGGGTTTCAAAGAAGTAAAGGTCCAATCCCTGATGAGAGAAGCTTGATTTTTGCCTCAACAAAAGAAAGACATCTCTAAAATATTGCACTGGGTTGAAAAATGTaacccctaaaattcatatttgcctggaacctgtgaatggcacattatttagaaatagagtctttgcagacataaccaagttaagatgaagtcataccaGATTAGAGGGTAATttagacagacacagagggaagaaggccatgtgacaacagaagcagagattggagtggtCTGGcagcaagccaaggaatgtcaaaGATTGCTAGCAACCAGGAGAatctaggaagaggcaaggaagaattcttCCCTGGatccttcagagggagcatggccctgctggcAACTCAGTCTCCAGCTTCTGGCCTCCAACCTGTGAGAGAATaagtttctgctgttttaagccacccagtttgtggtaattagtTATGGCTGCTCTAAGAAAGCAATACAAATAGTTTGCATTTTAATAGGACATTTAATTTAGGAATATAGAacattaggaaaaaagagaaaaaaaccaccCAAGCTTCTATGTGTGAATCTAGTCTCTTTCAGTCCTTCCCTAGTGTAAATCATTTTTACTGGTTGTGatcataatataatattttttgtttgtttctggtggGCCATTTTCATTACTTTCTGATCATTCAGCATTAAATCTTTTTTGGCAAAAATCTTTGGGGGACCCTCTAACCACTGTCACACCTGCAAAAGCCAGGGCCTCACTTTCCCAGCATCCCCTGAAGCTCACGAATGGTCACCCACACCCCACCtcagacctgaactgaaagcgGCTGACGGGAAGATGCAGAGACGGAGCACCGGATGGCTGTGCCCAGGCGGGGAGGCAGCGGAGCCCATGACTCTAGGTTCTGGTGCTGAGGCTGCCAGCCCTGCGGGCATGGGTGTTTGGACCTGGGCAGCAACATCCACTGTATCTTCCCGGGATTAGCGTATCACATTCCTGGCCAGGTGGCCCCCACCCTACTTTTTTGGGTCCCAGGGAATTACCTAAGTGTATACTTTTTGGGGTGAAACTAACGAGAGTGGATTTCTAGTGCTTATAAGGAAAATTCTGGCTGATTACAGCATTGTGCTTTTTAATTCTAACATTGTACTGTAAGCAAATTCTGTAATGTTACATATCCCTGACCTGTTAGAAAAGTAGGTCATTTCAAAACAAACCTGCAGTggatatatttgtgtgtataacTTCTTTTTCCCTTGCAtaattttttgatgaatattCCGAGAACCGTGTCCACTGGGTCAAAGAGTGTGAACTCTGTATATCACTGTGCTTTCCTAAAAATTGGTAACAATTTGTATTGCTGCCAGCAGTATATGTGTAAGTAAGTGCTAATTTTATTGCATCTTTATTTATATGGGAGGTATTATCAATGACAAATATTTCTACTATCCTCCTGGGTGAAAAACAGCACCTTAATGTTTTAAAGTTCATTTCTGTGATTACTAGGGAGAATAACATTGTTCCCTTATTTTGTTTACTAGTTGGGatttccactgatttttttctgttcaccACGCAGGAATGTAAAGTAGACATATATAAACATGGGATGAGCTTCTCAGGAGGGTTACAAGTCCAAAATCGCTGCACCTATTTGAGCAGACTGGGCAACTAGATGAAGTCCTGATGTCAGGGCGGGGGATTCAAGAAGTATAGTAAAGTCTTTCaatcctgagatttttttttattgttcttgggAGAAAGGAAATGCAGAAGAAAGCACGCTGTGCCTGTAAGCGCTAAGCTTCAAGTGGCAGAATCAGCAAGGAAAAATTCTTTCTCTTATAGGTTTTGctttgatgttcttttttttttttttttcttatatattttcttttcgtGTCCTA from the Halichoerus grypus chromosome 7, mHalGry1.hap1.1, whole genome shotgun sequence genome contains:
- the LOC118525076 gene encoding uncharacterized protein LOC118525076, which encodes MTRFSCWQFCTEVVTIMNYEWIHQYVFNTIHVPGTALPRAPRVEDLALLLWGIVIWEFKKLRKWKMGNADRLQECKVDIYKHGMSFSGGLQVQNRCTYLSRLGN